In a single window of the Nocardioides massiliensis genome:
- a CDS encoding GNAT family N-acetyltransferase, translating to MSTEPGRPTADVSCRVAWADDARGIAEVQVRAWRQSYADLFPAEVLASMDPAQIAAVWHQSLTKPQDARNRVLVALERNRIVGFAVTGPTADDDSDPIADGEIAEFSVDPDDQRLGHGSRLLQACVDTLVADRFTRGLCWLNSTDDARRAFLTEAGWAPDGAHRELDLHGDGTVRVKQVRLHVALTD from the coding sequence ATGAGCACCGAGCCTGGCCGCCCCACCGCCGACGTCTCCTGCCGCGTCGCGTGGGCCGACGATGCCCGCGGGATTGCCGAGGTGCAGGTGCGGGCCTGGCGGCAGTCGTACGCCGACCTGTTCCCCGCCGAGGTGCTCGCGAGCATGGACCCGGCCCAGATCGCCGCGGTCTGGCACCAGTCGCTGACCAAGCCGCAGGACGCCCGCAACCGGGTGCTCGTCGCATTGGAGCGCAACCGGATCGTCGGCTTCGCCGTCACCGGACCGACCGCCGACGACGACAGCGACCCCATCGCCGACGGAGAGATCGCCGAGTTCTCCGTCGACCCGGACGACCAGCGGCTCGGCCACGGCTCGCGACTGCTGCAGGCCTGCGTCGACACCCTCGTCGCCGACCGGTTCACCCGCGGTCTGTGCTGGCTGAACTCCACCGACGACGCCCGTCGCGCCTTCCTCACCGAGGCCGGCTGGGCCCCCGATGGCGCCCACCGCGAGCTCGATCTGCACGGCGACGGGACGGTCCGGGTCAAGCAGGTCCGGCTGCACGTGGCATTGACCGACTGA
- the dapB gene encoding 4-hydroxy-tetrahydrodipicolinate reductase, translating into MSPAARVSKVGVLGAKGKVGREICRAVDEADGVELVAEVDQDDTLQTLVDTRAEAVVDFTHPDVVMDNLRFCIEHGIHAVVGTTGFDDERLETLRGWLADAPGVGVLIAPNFSIGAILMMRFAGQAARFYDSVEVVELHHPDKADAPSGTARRTAQLIAAARADAGLGAAPDATSTALDGARGASVDGIPVHALRIRGMVAHQEVVLGGPGETLTIRHDSMDRASFAPGVLRALGAIGERPGLTVGLEELLDLA; encoded by the coding sequence GTGAGTCCTGCAGCGCGTGTCAGCAAGGTCGGTGTCCTCGGAGCGAAGGGCAAGGTCGGTCGCGAGATCTGTCGCGCGGTCGACGAGGCCGACGGCGTCGAGCTGGTCGCCGAGGTCGACCAGGACGACACGCTGCAGACGCTGGTCGACACCCGCGCCGAGGCGGTCGTCGACTTCACGCACCCCGACGTGGTGATGGACAACCTGCGCTTCTGCATCGAGCACGGCATCCACGCCGTCGTCGGCACCACGGGCTTCGACGACGAGCGCCTGGAGACGCTGCGCGGCTGGCTCGCCGACGCCCCCGGTGTCGGCGTGCTGATCGCGCCGAACTTCTCCATCGGTGCGATCCTCATGATGCGTTTCGCCGGCCAGGCGGCGCGGTTCTATGACTCCGTCGAGGTCGTCGAGCTGCACCACCCCGACAAGGCCGATGCCCCGTCGGGCACCGCCCGGCGTACGGCGCAGCTGATCGCGGCTGCTCGCGCCGACGCCGGCCTCGGCGCGGCACCCGATGCGACCTCCACCGCGCTCGACGGTGCTCGCGGTGCGTCCGTGGACGGCATCCCCGTCCACGCGCTGCGCATCCGCGGGATGGTCGCCCACCAGGAGGTCGTGCTCGGCGGGCCGGGGGAGACCCTGACGATCCGGCACGACTCGATGGACCGTGCGTCGTTCGCGCCGGGTGTGCTGCGGGCGCTGGGCGCGATCGGGGAGCGGCCCGGGCTCACCGTGGGCCTGGAGGAGCTGCTCGACCTCGCGTGA
- a CDS encoding M16 family metallopeptidase, whose product MRATEQKPGTTRTLLTSTDAAGAATSRVRRTVLPGGLRVVTEAMPHVRSASIGVWVGVGSRDESPTLSGASHFLEHLLFKGTPTRSAMDISVALDAVGGEFNAFTAKEYTCFHARVLDEDLPVAIDVLGDMITSSVISADDVEAERAVILDEIAMHDDDPEDVVHNLLVSQAWGDTPMGRPVGGTEESVQALTRTQIQRYYRSRYRPEHMVVAVAGNLDHTTVVRAVRKAFAGNDFLADSGRRPAPVRQASRTRSVTPGEVRVARPFEQVNVVLGMPGLTRTDPRRYALGVLTSALGGGTSSRLFQEVREKRGLAYGIYAFTTHYSDAGLVGVAAGCLPDRVGELLDVVRAELAEVAAHGITSDELQRGIGQLRGGLVLGLEDSASRMSRIAKAELLYDELPSVEEVLGRIEAVTLDDVRALAASTLGRAPVLAMVGPLD is encoded by the coding sequence GTGAGGGCCACGGAGCAGAAGCCCGGGACGACCCGCACGCTCCTCACGAGCACGGATGCGGCGGGCGCGGCGACGAGCCGCGTTCGCCGCACCGTGCTTCCCGGGGGACTGCGGGTCGTCACCGAGGCGATGCCGCACGTCCGCTCGGCCTCCATCGGGGTCTGGGTCGGCGTCGGGTCGCGCGACGAGAGCCCGACGCTGTCGGGTGCCTCGCACTTCCTCGAGCACCTGTTGTTCAAGGGCACGCCGACCCGCTCGGCGATGGACATCTCGGTCGCACTGGACGCGGTGGGCGGGGAGTTCAACGCCTTCACCGCGAAGGAGTACACCTGCTTCCACGCGCGGGTCCTCGACGAGGACCTGCCGGTGGCGATCGACGTGCTCGGCGACATGATCACCTCCTCGGTGATCAGTGCCGACGACGTCGAGGCCGAGCGGGCGGTGATCCTCGACGAGATCGCCATGCACGACGACGACCCCGAGGACGTCGTCCACAACCTGCTGGTCTCCCAGGCCTGGGGTGACACCCCCATGGGCCGCCCGGTCGGCGGGACCGAGGAGTCGGTGCAGGCACTGACCCGCACCCAGATCCAGCGCTACTACCGCTCGCGCTACCGCCCCGAGCACATGGTGGTCGCGGTCGCGGGCAACCTCGACCACACCACCGTCGTCCGCGCCGTGCGCAAGGCGTTCGCCGGCAACGACTTCCTCGCCGACTCGGGTCGCCGGCCGGCGCCCGTGCGGCAGGCCTCGCGCACCCGCTCGGTCACGCCGGGTGAGGTGCGGGTCGCGCGTCCCTTCGAGCAGGTCAACGTCGTGCTCGGGATGCCGGGCCTCACGCGCACCGACCCGCGCCGCTACGCCCTGGGCGTGCTGACGTCGGCGCTGGGCGGCGGGACGTCGTCGCGGCTCTTCCAGGAGGTGCGGGAGAAGCGCGGGCTGGCCTATGGCATCTATGCCTTCACCACCCACTACTCCGACGCCGGCCTGGTCGGCGTCGCTGCGGGCTGCCTGCCCGACCGGGTCGGTGAGCTGCTCGACGTCGTGCGCGCCGAGCTGGCTGAGGTGGCCGCGCACGGCATCACCTCCGACGAGCTGCAGCGCGGGATCGGCCAGTTGCGCGGCGGGCTCGTGCTGGGGTTGGAGGACTCGGCGTCGCGGATGTCGCGCATCGCCAAGGCGGAGCTGCTCTATGACGAGCTGCCGAGCGTCGAGGAGGTGCTGGGCCGGATCGAGGCGGTCACGCTCGACGACGTCCGCGCCCTTGCCGCCTCGACCCTCGGACGCGCCCCGGTCCTCGCGATGGTCGGCCCGCTGGACTGA
- the rpsO gene encoding 30S ribosomal protein S15 produces MSIGTDAETKKKIIAEYATTDGDTGSPEVQIALLSHRISHLTEHLKTHKHDHHSRRGLLLLVGQRRRLLNYLQKSEINRYRSIVERLGLRR; encoded by the coding sequence GTGTCCATCGGTACCGACGCTGAGACCAAGAAGAAGATCATTGCCGAGTACGCCACCACCGACGGCGACACCGGCTCGCCCGAGGTCCAGATCGCGCTGCTCTCGCACCGCATCAGCCACCTCACCGAGCACCTGAAGACGCACAAGCACGACCACCACAGCCGCCGTGGGCTGCTGCTGCTGGTCGGCCAGCGCCGCCGGCTGCTCAACTACCTGCAGAAGAGCGAGATCAACCGCTACCGCTCGATCGTCGAGCGGCTCGGTCTGCGTCGCTGA
- the paaA gene encoding 1,2-phenylacetyl-CoA epoxidase subunit PaaA: protein MVTAITSEAPREPDSFRALLAADERVEPRDEMPETYRRTLIRQIAQHAHSEIIGMQPEGEWISRAPSLRRKAILLAKVQDEAGHGLYLYAAAETLGASREELLDALHTGRQKYSSIFNYPTLSWADVGAIGWLVDGAAIVNQVPLCRCSFGPYARAMVRICKEESFHQRQGFEILHTLAHGTPEQHAMAQDAVDRWWWPSLMMFGPPDDASEHSQQSMAWGIKRFSNDELRQRFVDMTVPQAEALGLTLPDPDLRWNPERGSFDFGAIDFSELYAVIRGDGPLNRQRIAHRVGAHERGAWVREAASAYEAKRTARRAEREGATA from the coding sequence ATGGTGACCGCGATCACATCCGAGGCGCCCCGCGAGCCCGACTCGTTCCGCGCGCTGCTCGCCGCGGACGAGCGCGTCGAGCCGCGCGACGAGATGCCGGAAACCTACCGGCGCACGTTGATCCGCCAGATCGCCCAGCACGCGCACTCCGAGATCATCGGCATGCAGCCCGAGGGGGAGTGGATCTCCCGGGCGCCCAGCCTGCGCCGCAAGGCGATCCTGCTGGCGAAGGTGCAGGACGAGGCCGGCCACGGGCTCTACCTGTACGCCGCCGCCGAGACGCTCGGCGCGAGCCGGGAGGAGCTGCTCGACGCGCTGCACACCGGACGGCAGAAGTACTCCTCGATCTTCAACTACCCGACGCTGTCGTGGGCCGACGTCGGGGCGATCGGGTGGCTGGTCGACGGGGCAGCGATCGTCAACCAGGTGCCGTTGTGCCGCTGCTCGTTCGGGCCCTACGCCCGGGCCATGGTGCGCATCTGCAAGGAGGAGTCCTTCCACCAGCGCCAGGGCTTCGAGATCCTGCACACCCTCGCCCACGGCACACCCGAGCAGCACGCCATGGCCCAGGACGCCGTCGACCGGTGGTGGTGGCCGAGCCTGATGATGTTCGGCCCGCCCGACGACGCCTCGGAGCACTCGCAGCAGTCGATGGCGTGGGGGATCAAGCGGTTCTCCAACGACGAGCTGCGTCAGCGGTTCGTCGACATGACCGTCCCGCAGGCCGAGGCGCTCGGGCTCACCCTGCCCGACCCCGACCTGCGGTGGAATCCCGAGCGCGGGTCCTTCGACTTCGGCGCGATCGACTTCTCCGAGCTGTACGCCGTGATCCGCGGCGACGGCCCGCTCAACCGCCAGCGCATCGCCCACCGGGTCGGTGCCCACGAGCGGGGGGCCTGGGTGCGCGAGGCGGCCTCGGCGTACGAAGCCAAGCGCACCGCCCGGCGCGCCGAGCGCGAGGGGGCCACGGCGTGA
- a CDS encoding AzlC family ABC transporter permease, translated as MPAPPPYPDELAVPDEPLDRPLDRAERRAVVRDSLAVGVATGAYGISFGAAGIAAGLDVWQTCLLSLLMFTGASQFALAGVIGAGGSPVAAAAAGLLLGTRNTLYGLRLAPMLGWRGVRRWGAAHLVIDESTAMTINRESRPAARLGFLTTGGSIFVLWNVFTAIGAFGGEAMGDPRAYGLDAAVGGAFLALLWPRLTDAVHRVGALAGAALALALVPLTPAGVPVLAAAVVALGLALRAREARA; from the coding sequence GTGCCTGCGCCCCCGCCCTACCCCGACGAGCTCGCCGTCCCCGACGAGCCCCTCGACCGGCCACTCGACCGGGCTGAGCGGCGTGCCGTCGTCCGGGACTCCCTCGCCGTGGGTGTCGCGACCGGTGCCTATGGCATCTCCTTCGGCGCGGCGGGGATCGCCGCCGGGCTCGACGTGTGGCAGACCTGCCTGCTGTCGCTGCTGATGTTCACCGGTGCCAGCCAGTTCGCGCTCGCGGGCGTGATCGGCGCGGGCGGCTCGCCGGTGGCAGCTGCGGCGGCGGGTCTGCTGCTCGGCACCCGCAACACCCTCTACGGCCTGCGGCTGGCACCGATGCTGGGCTGGCGCGGCGTACGCCGGTGGGGTGCGGCGCACCTGGTCATCGACGAGTCCACCGCGATGACGATCAACCGCGAGTCCCGGCCGGCCGCCCGGCTGGGCTTCCTCACCACCGGCGGCTCGATCTTCGTGCTGTGGAACGTCTTCACCGCGATCGGCGCCTTCGGCGGTGAGGCGATGGGCGACCCGCGCGCGTACGGTCTCGACGCCGCGGTCGGGGGTGCGTTCCTCGCGCTGCTGTGGCCGCGGCTCACCGACGCCGTCCACCGGGTCGGTGCGCTCGCAGGGGCGGCGCTGGCGCTGGCGCTCGTCCCGCTCACGCCCGCCGGCGTCCCGGTGCTGGCCGCGGCCGTCGTCGCCCTCGGCCTGGCCCTGCGCGCACGGGAGGCCCGCGCATGA
- a CDS encoding polyribonucleotide nucleotidyltransferase has protein sequence MTEGPEIYTVETTIDNGRFGSRTVTFESGFLARQAAGSVTAYLDGETMLLSATTASKHPKDHLDFFPLTVDVEERMYAAGRIPGSFFRREGRPSEDAILTCRLIDRPLRPTFKKGLRNEVQVVITVMALDPDTPYDVLAINAASISTQLSGLPFSGPIGATRVALIDGQWVAFPTHSQLEEAVFDMVIAGRVTDTGDVAIMMVEAEATNATWNLVRSGTQAPTEEVVAGGMDAAKPVIKQLCEAQAELAKQAAKPVQDFPVFLDYEDDVYAAVEKAVKDETAKALTIAGKQEREDKLDEIKATLLERVAGDFEGREKEVGAAFRGLSKQVVRERVLRDKVRIDGRGLSDIRTLSAEIDVIPRVHGSALFERGETQILGVTTLNMLTMEQKLDTLSPETSRRYLHNYNFPPYSTGETGRVGSPKRREIGHGALAGRALEPVLPTREEFPYAIRQVSEAMGSNGSTSMGSVCASTLSLLAAGVPLRAPVAGIAMGLISGEIDGKTEYVALTDILGAEDAFGDMDFKVAGTSEFVTALQLDTKLDGIPADVLAGALTQARDARMAILEVMAEAIDAPAEMSQHAPRIITVKVPVDKIGEVIGPKGKIINQIQDDTGATLSIEDDGTVYIGATNGEAAEAARAAVNAIANPTMPEVGERYLGTVVKTTNFGAFVSLMPGKDGLLHISKLRSLAGGKRVENVEDVVSVGQKVQVEITEIDDRGKLSLSPVVDEAAGEQQADAESDTEA, from the coding sequence TTGACCGAGGGACCCGAGATCTACACCGTCGAGACCACCATCGACAACGGCCGCTTCGGCAGCCGCACCGTCACCTTCGAGAGCGGCTTCCTGGCCCGCCAGGCCGCCGGCTCGGTGACCGCCTACCTCGACGGCGAGACCATGCTGCTGTCGGCCACCACGGCCTCCAAGCACCCCAAGGACCACCTCGACTTCTTCCCGCTCACCGTCGACGTCGAGGAGCGGATGTATGCCGCGGGCCGCATCCCCGGCTCGTTCTTCCGTCGTGAGGGCCGCCCCTCCGAGGACGCGATCCTCACCTGCCGGCTGATCGACCGCCCGCTGCGCCCGACCTTCAAGAAGGGTCTGCGCAACGAGGTCCAGGTCGTCATCACCGTGATGGCGCTCGACCCCGACACGCCGTACGACGTGCTCGCGATCAACGCCGCCTCGATCTCGACCCAGCTCTCGGGCCTGCCGTTCTCCGGCCCGATCGGGGCGACCCGCGTGGCGCTCATCGACGGCCAGTGGGTGGCGTTCCCGACCCACAGCCAGCTCGAGGAGGCCGTGTTCGACATGGTCATCGCGGGTCGGGTCACCGACACCGGTGACGTCGCGATCATGATGGTGGAGGCCGAGGCGACCAACGCCACCTGGAACCTCGTGCGCTCCGGCACCCAGGCCCCGACCGAGGAGGTCGTGGCCGGTGGCATGGACGCTGCCAAGCCCGTCATCAAGCAGCTGTGCGAGGCCCAGGCCGAGCTGGCCAAGCAGGCCGCCAAGCCGGTCCAGGACTTCCCGGTCTTCCTCGACTACGAGGACGACGTCTACGCCGCGGTCGAGAAGGCCGTCAAGGACGAGACCGCCAAGGCCCTCACGATCGCCGGCAAGCAGGAGCGCGAGGACAAGCTCGACGAGATCAAGGCCACGCTGCTCGAGCGCGTCGCGGGTGACTTCGAGGGTCGCGAGAAGGAGGTCGGCGCCGCGTTCCGTGGCCTCAGCAAGCAGGTCGTGCGCGAGCGCGTCCTGCGCGACAAGGTCCGCATCGACGGCCGTGGCCTCAGCGACATCCGCACGCTGTCGGCCGAGATCGACGTGATCCCGCGGGTCCACGGCTCGGCGCTGTTCGAGCGCGGCGAGACCCAGATCCTCGGCGTCACGACGCTCAACATGCTCACCATGGAGCAGAAGCTGGACACCCTCTCCCCGGAGACCAGCCGCCGCTACCTGCACAACTACAACTTCCCGCCGTACTCCACCGGCGAGACCGGTCGCGTCGGCTCGCCCAAGCGTCGCGAGATCGGCCACGGTGCCCTCGCGGGCCGCGCCCTCGAGCCGGTGCTTCCCACGCGCGAGGAGTTCCCCTACGCCATCCGGCAGGTCTCGGAGGCGATGGGCTCCAACGGCTCCACCTCCATGGGGTCGGTCTGCGCCTCGACCCTGTCGCTCCTGGCTGCCGGTGTGCCGCTGCGTGCGCCGGTCGCGGGCATCGCGATGGGCCTGATCTCCGGTGAGATCGACGGCAAGACCGAGTACGTCGCCCTCACCGACATCCTCGGTGCCGAGGACGCGTTCGGCGACATGGACTTCAAGGTCGCCGGTACGTCGGAGTTCGTGACCGCGCTGCAGCTCGACACCAAGCTCGACGGCATCCCGGCCGACGTGCTGGCGGGCGCGCTGACCCAGGCGCGCGACGCGCGCATGGCGATCCTCGAGGTGATGGCCGAGGCCATCGACGCTCCGGCGGAGATGTCGCAGCACGCGCCGCGGATCATCACCGTGAAGGTCCCCGTGGACAAGATCGGCGAGGTCATCGGCCCCAAGGGCAAGATCATCAACCAGATCCAGGACGACACGGGCGCGACCCTGTCGATCGAGGACGACGGCACGGTCTACATCGGTGCGACCAACGGTGAGGCGGCCGAGGCTGCGCGCGCCGCGGTCAACGCGATCGCCAACCCGACGATGCCCGAGGTCGGCGAGCGCTACCTCGGCACGGTCGTGAAGACGACCAACTTCGGTGCGTTCGTCTCGCTCATGCCTGGCAAGGACGGCCTGCTGCACATCAGCAAGCTGCGCAGCCTCGCCGGCGGCAAGCGGGTCGAGAACGTCGAGGACGTCGTCTCGGTCGGCCAGAAGGTCCAGGTCGAGATCACCGAGATCGACGACCGCGGCAAGCTGTCGCTGTCGCCGGTGGTCGACGAGGCAGCCGGTGAGCAGCAGGCCGACGCCGAGAGCGACACGGAGGCCTGA
- a CDS encoding AzlD domain-containing protein, with protein MSLWVAIIAAGLGCYALKLAGLSVPESVLDRPYVRRATDLLPVALLAALIAVQVFADGQRLVVDARVAGLAAAAVALLLRAPFLVVVVVAAGTAALLRALGMP; from the coding sequence ATGAGCCTCTGGGTCGCGATCATCGCGGCCGGGCTGGGCTGCTACGCCCTTAAGCTCGCCGGGCTGTCGGTGCCCGAGTCGGTGCTCGACCGGCCCTACGTACGCCGCGCCACGGACCTGCTCCCGGTCGCGCTGCTGGCGGCGCTGATCGCCGTGCAGGTGTTCGCCGACGGCCAGCGGCTGGTGGTCGACGCCCGCGTCGCGGGGCTCGCCGCGGCGGCCGTGGCCCTGCTCCTGCGCGCGCCGTTCCTCGTGGTGGTGGTGGTCGCGGCGGGGACGGCTGCGCTGCTGCGCGCCCTCGGCATGCCCTGA